The segment actataGAGGTCTGAagattctttattttctcatttttatggCACCCAGCGCTTGAATAGCAAACTCATTtataaagaaagaggaaagaaaaataaaagcaaacaaacagaaaaatgcagaacacTGGGATATCACCAGACTGAGTACAAATGCTCAATTATTTACCCAGAAGCAACTGTTTATACCAAGAAGCTCTTTATCATGAGTGGAAATCCACTCATTTCTATATGTGGTCAgaaggaccagggcagtgaccgtccccctgcactgggcactgctgaggccacccctcgaaccctgtgttcaggtctgggcccctctctgcaagggggacgtagaggggctgcagcgtgtccagagacgggcagcggggctggggaaggggctggggcacaggtctTGTGGGGAGCCGCTGAGGGGGCTGcgggtgtttagtctggaggctcaggggggaccttgctgctctctacagctgcctgacaggaggctgtgggcgggtgggggttggtctcttctcccaagtaacaagtgacaggacaagaggaaacggctgcaagttgcaccaggggaggtttaaattggagattaggaaaactttcttcactgaaagtgtggtgaagcactggaacaggctgcccagggaggtggtggaatcaccatccctggaggtatttaaaaaacatgtagaagcggtgcttagggatgtggtttagtgatgggcttggctGTGCtggttaacagttggacctgatgaaCTCAAAGGgcctttccaacctaaatgattttgtgattctatggttctacaTCTGAGCATAGAAATAGTAGCCAATGTGAGTGACGAAGCAGAATTTGGCACTAGGCTGATTCAATTATAAGAACACACCAAGCCTGGCAAATAAACCCACAAACTTAACCTTTACATAGACAGTTTCCATGGCCCTGCCAGTTAGCATACTTCTGGTTACTGCTGGAACAAATTGCCTGCACCATTCCGTACTGAAAACAGAGAGCTTTCCTGGTAGTATAGCTGTGGCTTTCTAAAGTAGTAGGCCAAGGAAGTAATTTCATGGTTTTGGTTACATGTACTTACTGTTTCAGGTAAAGATGCATGTAAACAAGTGGGCACCATGATTGGCAAAGGATTGAAAAGCCGCATATAAGAATATGGAGCAGAATTGTGATTGCAAACTTCCTGAGAGATTGAGCTTAGCGATCCCATGTGTCTGACAAAGGTCACATCCATGTGCTAAGGCGAGGAAACAGGTCACTTTTGTGACACTCCATAGTGAAAGCAGCAAGGGCACTTGTAAACCTCAAGAACCAACACTGTGAAATATACCTGAATGAAAAAGTAAAGACCTCTTACTTCTTCGGGGTCTTCGCACAGCACCACGTGCAGTAAGACCCAAGAAGCCTTTAACCCCCTCCGGGTCGCAAGCGCTGCGTTTATTGGTATTTACAGTGAGGTTCGCAAAGCGACCTCGGGGAGGAAGAGGCCGGCCGCCCTGCGGGGCACGCCAGCAGTGCGGTGGCTCGGCGGGTTCAGCAAGGGGTGCGCTCGCCGCCAGCTCCGGAACCCTCTGCCCCGCAGCACCGGGTGACACCAGCTGGCCGGTGGtcagcgcggcggcggcggcccggcccggcccggcgggcggctcggggcggggcggcccggcccggggggaGCTGTCCGTGGTGCTGCcaccgccccgcgcccccccgccccgccgccccacCCCGCGGTACCCCGCCTCCACCCGCCGCTCGCCCCCGGGGCTTGGTCCCcgccgggcggcgggcgcggggccgcgccAGCGCCTGGCCCTGGCGAAGGAGAGCTTGCCCGTCCCTTGTGGCCTTTGTCTGGAGGAAGGGTTCGAAGTGCCGGcctgatgccttttttttttttttttattaaaccaacaaaaacaaagaataataataacaaaaaaacccaacaaccagGCGGTTCAGCCGGACACTGGAGACCTCCAAGTGGTGCGTCGCATCTCCGTGCAGGCTCTCTGCGCTGCTGCGCCCACTGCTACGCAGCGTCTGCACCGACTAGAAAAGCTGGGAAGAGCTCGCAGTTCCCCCAGCAGAAGGGGGGAGCAGCGCGGCCATCGCCGCCTCCCGCTCCCCGGGTACCGGTGGGTGTCCGGAGAGCGGGTAAGGCAGCGTCAGGTCGAGCGCTCCCGCTGTGACGGGAGCGGGGCCCCGCTTACACCAGGCCCGCGGTCCCGGGGGCGCGGCTCCCCTTAATTCCCGCTTTCCTTAAATACAGCCCTTTTGCCGCTTTTGCGCCTTCCCTTCCCCCGGCCTCACCTCCCCTCGGGGCGGTCAGGCACAGATTAACACGATGAGGCCCTTGAGAGAGCCGGGGGGAGGACAAAATAGTGGAGAGACCGGCCcaccgcccccccgcccgccccccgaGAGCCCGGCTCTTCCGCCCCTCAGAGGGCAGCGCGGCGCGACCCGCCCCGTCGGGGTAAGGCCGGGGGCCGCCCGCGGCCGCTGCGCTCCGCCGCGGCGCCGGTGAGTGACAGCGGcgcgcgggcggggcggggctggcggggccggTCCGGGGCGGTCCGGGGCGGAGCAGCACCATCCGCGCGGTGAAAACAAGCGACGGCGCCGCGTCCCTGCAGGTGGCGGCGGacccggcggcggccccgcgcaGGGAGCCCGCGTCGCACCGCCCGCGTCGCCCCACCCGCGTCGCCGAGGGCTGCCGGGCGCACGGAGCGGCGGAGTCGGGCACTCCCATGGGCAGGGCGCCCTCCGCGGGCGGGATCTCGGCCAGAGCCGTGTagcgcggggcggccgggcggcgggtGCTGCAGCGCTCCGCGGACACCGGCCGCCGGCGGGTGCGAGGCCGGGGCGGGCTGAAACATGGCGCAGCGAAAGGGCCGCACGGAGGCGGACGAGCTGGCCAACGCCGCCGCCCGCGGCGACCTGCAGCGCCTGAAGGAGCTGCTGGACGGCGCGGCGAACCCCAACGCCGTCAACTCCTACGGCCGGACGGCCATCCAGGtagggaggctggggaggggggcggtgCGGGGACGGCGGCAGCGGGCCCTTCGTGCccgaggagcggcggcggcagccccgaggcagcctcctggggccggccgccccccgACGGCTGCGCTCGGCTGCTGTCGAAGCGGCACAGCGCCGCGGCTCCTCTCGCTTTTCTCGAAAGGCGAAAGTCTGTGACGGCCGCAACAGAGGTTTTAGTCTTAACAACCCTTAACTTTATCTTAACCAACTGAGATTGGATGACTCAAAACCGAGAACTTTAATGCTCATCTCGCAATAAACGTGCAATAAAGAGTAACGAGGcaccttttctgaaagaattacTCTTTCGTCATACCTCATCTTCTGCTTTATACGTCTGTTAGCGATTTTGCTCTCCCATGGAGAAAAAGCATATTCACTGACTCTCACGATACATTGTGATCGCTGACCCTTAAGGCCAGAAGCATCTGGTCGCGATAGCCTTGCCCAGGAGACCCTGCAGGTAAGTAGCTAGGAGTCCATCTGGGAGGGCTCAGTCTGCCCACGTTTCACAGTTGCATGAACGCCTGGATAGATGCCGTGCCCGGAGAAGCAGTAGATACACACTTATAAagctaaattaatttctgagatAGCTCTAGCCAGCTTCttgagttttcaaaataaaatgaaacgGGAATAACCCGAGAAGCTATGTTTGGGGTTTAGGGCCGGTGTTCGCGAAACTCTCCTACAAAATGACGGTGCAGCATTTCACTCGAAACACGTATCTGATGCCGACCTCcgacatgtttttttctgcaccTTTACGCAGCAGGGATTTAGCCCGGGCGCTGTAGCACTGCCGGGTGCGCTGGGAGCAACGGAGCTTCGGGGTACGGGGACCCCGAGAAGAGGGGGCTCCCGGGCGTTTTAGTGCAGCGCTGGGCAGGGACGTAGAGGCTGAAGGTGCGTTTCGAGTCCCTCCGGAGGGCGAGGGAAGCGCGGACGTCCCGTTGCGGGGCGGGAGCGTTCCTTACACACGCTTTTCGCCTTTCTAAGGACCTTCTTGGAAAAGCGTCCCGGGTGAGAGAGCGGCGCGGCGGCAGCCCCCGGGAGCTGCTCCACCGGCACGGTTACGCGGCGGCCGTTGCAAAGCGGGTCGGGACTTGCTCGAGCGGTTCCTGCGGGGGTGCGCCCGAAGAAGGGCGAGCCCCTTCCCCCGGCCCCTCTGCCCCGCGCCTGCTGCCGGTTCCTGTCGCGGAGCGGGCCCCCGGTGCGGGCCCGCACGCCCCGGCCCCGACGGGGCTCCAGCGGCGCTCTGTCCCACTTGCCCCGCTGTGTCCCGCGGCGCGGAGGAGGAGGGATTCCTCCGGTGCGCGGCGTTCCTGCGAGGTCCGTGCTCTCCGCAGCTCGCGGCGCCTCCAGAGCCGATCTCTAGGCCTCGCCTGCGGATTTTCCGTTCCTTTCCGTAGCGATCCCCATACCTGCGGGGCTGAACAAGACAGCccgagcggggcgggcgggcgctaACGCTGTGTCTCCCCGCAGGTGATGATGCTGGGCAGCCCGCGGGTGGccgagctgctgctgcagcgcGGAGCCGACCCCAACCGCCCCGACCCGAGCACCGGCTGCTTCCCGGTGCACGACGCGGCCAGCGCCGGCTTCCTGGAGACGCTGGAGGCACTGCACCGCGCCGGGGCGCGGCTCGACCTGCCCGACGGCTTCGGCCGCCTCCCGCTCGAC is part of the Falco biarmicus isolate bFalBia1 chromosome Z, bFalBia1.pri, whole genome shotgun sequence genome and harbors:
- the LOC130142353 gene encoding cyclin-dependent kinase 4 inhibitor B-like, producing the protein MAQRKGRTEADELANAAARGDLQRLKELLDGAANPNAVNSYGRTAIQVMMLGSPRVAELLLQRGADPNRPDPSTGCFPVHDAASAGFLETLEALHRAGARLDLPDGFGRLPLDVAAGGPHGPVGRYLRHPPPLV